One window of Arthrobacter oryzae genomic DNA carries:
- a CDS encoding CPBP family intramembrane glutamic endopeptidase: MSVDPAPNTGGGIRARIRDRIAAHPVAAFLILAIPPAWLAQCLAIVLLQDVTPGLLVELLVLLGAAVLVTAAAEGRAGVRRLFSGVVRWRVGAGWYAMALLALPLLTLLTAVVTGTLREPASGWAATAGVYLLKAVVVGALLGNVWEELAWAGVVQRRLMDRKGVLAGSVLTAVPFALIHLPQAFAERGFTATPWTDVALSWGVLFGFAFLARYLLGMVFVGTGGSILILGLLHGSMNASQGMDTVDWWQFIPAVAVLTAAVAGYFAVRSRSAVRKEFLSR; this comes from the coding sequence ATGAGCGTTGACCCAGCTCCGAACACCGGCGGAGGCATCCGCGCCCGGATTAGGGACCGGATTGCCGCGCACCCCGTTGCCGCTTTTCTGATCCTTGCCATCCCGCCGGCCTGGCTGGCCCAGTGCCTTGCCATCGTCTTGTTGCAGGACGTCACTCCCGGGCTCCTGGTGGAACTCCTGGTCCTGCTGGGGGCCGCGGTCCTCGTGACGGCAGCGGCTGAAGGCCGTGCCGGCGTCCGGCGGCTGTTCAGCGGCGTGGTCCGCTGGCGGGTGGGCGCCGGCTGGTACGCCATGGCGCTGCTGGCGCTGCCGCTCCTGACCCTGCTGACCGCCGTCGTGACCGGCACGCTCCGAGAGCCGGCCAGCGGGTGGGCGGCCACCGCAGGGGTATACCTGCTGAAAGCTGTTGTCGTCGGTGCCCTGCTGGGCAACGTCTGGGAGGAGCTGGCCTGGGCGGGAGTGGTCCAGCGGCGGCTGATGGACCGTAAGGGCGTGCTCGCGGGCTCAGTCCTGACGGCCGTTCCGTTCGCGCTGATCCATCTGCCCCAGGCCTTTGCCGAACGCGGGTTCACGGCCACGCCCTGGACGGACGTGGCCCTTTCCTGGGGAGTCCTCTTCGGGTTCGCCTTCCTGGCCCGTTACCTACTGGGTATGGTCTTTGTCGGAACCGGCGGGAGCATCCTGATCCTGGGGCTCCTGCACGGGTCCATGAATGCATCCCAGGGCATGGACACGGTGGACTGGTGGCAGTTCATTCCGGCAGTGGCGGTGCTGACGGCGGCTGTCGCCGGGTACTTCGCGGTGAGGTCCCGATCCGCTGTGCGCAAGGAGTTTTTGTCCAGATAA